One Nicotiana sylvestris chromosome 12, ASM39365v2, whole genome shotgun sequence genomic window carries:
- the LOC104225788 gene encoding uncharacterized protein — translation MSSVHSSTVLAETISWYCTLFLAIMLVLSCCESTESEFAVQMHEQQKLAMKKLPLCNEIYVVKEGETLHTISEKCGDPFIVEENPHIHDPDDVFPGLVIKITPYKNT, via the coding sequence ATGTCTAGTGTTCATTCATCGACAGTATTAGCGGAGACAATTTCATGGTACTGTACCTTGTTCTTGGCAATCATGTTGGTTTTGAGCTGTTGTGAATCGACGGAAAGTGAATTCGCAGTGCAAATGCATGAGCAGCAGAAGTTGGCTATGAAGAAGTTGCCATTATGTAATGAAATTTATGTGGTAAAAGAAGGAGAAACATTGCATACAATAAGTGAGAAGTGTGGAGATCCTTTTATTGTTGAAGAAAATCCACATATTCATGATCCTGATGATGTTTTCCCTGGCTTAGTTATCAAGATTACTCCTTACAAGAATACgtaa